From one Rhodanobacteraceae bacterium genomic stretch:
- a CDS encoding DUF349 domain-containing protein yields the protein MRKLAALDPRIDKLAQWQRWSDNKVRVRLCEEVEALIGSGMHPDGLANKIAELKAQWKRIDDSEADPAAPASESGLAKRFRFLCHKALEPARGYFEKRKEVRGKRSEELGAFIERARGVLDGGTSDVPALITLKREAGDCLRRVDEVDPRQRGEIGKQLKQLMEQCSAAIDARFAGVAEEKQKLIAQLRRQLTHAELDAALDLAKNAQKRWQTLGKGSAKTDQALWQEFRALIDPLFAKRNDELKAADAALDAERAAAVALVEEMRALAGSDLDASHIDAEIARIEQAWRSENRPRDLERALDDAVAKAHAAAGQRRSAESAARSERVADLATQLDAIEARWLGGEAIDGDLDAIATAARAFDAATAQAFLARVERLRRASADASAALLAEQSALGERLALEYEYLSGSESPAEAQSARMNLQVEKLAARMASGQSPSPAAEHAALDRRWWALGPLTVNERQQLSARRAKALGKA from the coding sequence GTGCGCAAGCTCGCCGCGCTCGACCCGCGGATCGACAAGCTGGCGCAATGGCAGCGCTGGTCGGACAACAAGGTGCGCGTGCGCCTGTGCGAGGAGGTCGAGGCGCTGATCGGCTCCGGCATGCATCCCGATGGCCTGGCCAACAAGATTGCCGAGCTGAAAGCGCAGTGGAAACGGATCGACGACAGCGAGGCCGATCCCGCCGCGCCGGCCAGCGAATCGGGCCTGGCAAAGCGCTTCCGCTTCCTTTGCCACAAGGCGCTGGAGCCGGCGCGTGGCTATTTCGAGAAGCGCAAGGAAGTGCGCGGCAAGCGCAGCGAGGAACTTGGAGCCTTCATCGAACGCGCCCGCGGCGTGCTCGACGGCGGCACGTCCGATGTCCCGGCGTTGATCACCCTCAAGCGCGAGGCCGGCGACTGCCTGCGGCGCGTCGATGAGGTCGATCCGCGCCAGCGCGGCGAGATCGGCAAGCAGCTCAAGCAACTGATGGAGCAGTGCTCGGCGGCCATCGACGCACGTTTTGCCGGCGTGGCCGAGGAGAAGCAGAAGCTGATCGCGCAACTGCGGCGCCAGCTCACCCACGCCGAACTGGATGCGGCGCTGGACCTGGCGAAGAACGCGCAGAAGCGCTGGCAGACGCTCGGCAAGGGCTCGGCGAAGACCGACCAGGCCCTGTGGCAGGAATTCCGCGCGCTCATCGACCCGTTGTTCGCCAAGCGCAATGACGAACTCAAGGCGGCCGATGCGGCGCTGGACGCCGAGCGCGCCGCCGCCGTCGCGCTGGTCGAGGAAATGCGCGCACTGGCTGGTTCGGATCTCGACGCCAGCCACATCGACGCCGAGATTGCGCGCATCGAACAGGCCTGGCGCAGTGAGAACCGTCCGCGCGACCTGGAGCGCGCGCTCGACGACGCCGTGGCCAAGGCCCATGCCGCCGCGGGCCAGCGTCGCAGCGCCGAAAGCGCCGCGCGCTCCGAACGCGTGGCGGACCTCGCGACCCAACTGGACGCCATCGAGGCCCGCTGGTTGGGCGGCGAGGCCATCGATGGCGACCTCGATGCCATCGCGACCGCCGCGCGCGCCTTCGACGCGGCCACCGCGCAGGCATTCCTCGCCCGCGTCGAGCGCCTGCGCCGCGCCAGCGCCGATGCGAGTGCGGCCCTGCTCGCGGAACAATCGGCCCTGGGCGAGCGGCTGGCGCTGGAATACGAATACCTGAGCGGCAGCGAGTCGCCGGCCGAAGCGCAGTCGGCACGCATGAACCTGCAGGTGGAGAAGCTTGCGGCGCGCATGGCCAGCGGACAGTCGCCCTCGCCCGCGGCCGAACACGCGGCGCTCGACCGGCGCTGGTGGGCACTCGGCCCGCTCACGGTGAACGAGCGCCAGCAGTTGAGCGCGCGCCGCGCCAAGGCACTCGGGAAGGCCTGA
- a CDS encoding amidohydrolase — translation MRDLTVALVQDATVWRDARANRELYGTRVLDLAGRADLIVLPETFLSGFSNDAIADAETMDGAGIRWIRELAREVGAVLTGSLVVREGDRVYNRLVWARPDGTLAHYDKRHLFRMAGEHERYAGGSERLIVDLHGWRVCPLVCYDLRFPVFSRNRMDSAGQGLDYDLLLYVANWPSPRRHAWRTLLRARAIENLAYCVGVNRVGVDGNQLHYAGDSVALDFLGEPIVELGGEAGVVTARLSPEKLAAHRDRFPAWMDADAFELTGPAGP, via the coding sequence ATGCGCGATCTGACCGTTGCGCTGGTGCAGGACGCGACGGTCTGGCGCGATGCGCGGGCCAATCGCGAGCTTTATGGCACGCGGGTGCTCGACCTGGCCGGTCGGGCTGACCTGATAGTCTTGCCGGAGACCTTCCTGTCGGGCTTCTCGAACGATGCCATCGCCGATGCCGAGACGATGGACGGCGCGGGCATCCGCTGGATCCGCGAGCTGGCGCGCGAGGTCGGCGCGGTGCTCACCGGCAGCCTGGTCGTGCGCGAGGGCGACCGGGTGTACAACCGCCTGGTCTGGGCGCGCCCGGATGGCACGCTCGCGCACTACGACAAGCGCCACCTGTTCCGCATGGCCGGCGAGCACGAGCGCTACGCCGGCGGCAGCGAGCGGCTGATCGTGGACCTGCATGGCTGGCGCGTGTGTCCGCTGGTCTGCTACGACCTGCGCTTCCCGGTGTTCAGCCGCAACCGCATGGACAGCGCCGGGCAAGGCCTGGACTACGATTTGCTGCTGTATGTCGCCAATTGGCCCAGCCCGCGCCGGCACGCCTGGCGCACCCTGCTGCGCGCCCGCGCGATCGAGAACCTGGCCTATTGCGTCGGCGTCAACCGAGTCGGGGTCGACGGCAACCAGTTGCATTACGCAGGCGACAGCGTGGCCCTGGATTTCCTCGGCGAACCCATCGTCGAACTCGGTGGTGAGGCTGGCGTCGTGACGGCGCGGCTGTCGCCGGAGAAGCTCGCCGCGCATCGTGACCGATTCCCCGCCTGGATGGATGCAGATGCGTTCGAACTGACGGGACCGGCTGGTCCCTGA
- a CDS encoding pyridoxal phosphate-dependent aminotransferase, giving the protein MRLSTKLPKAGTTIFSVISQLAAQHGAVNLGQGFPDFEGPPALREAVNRHMLAGRNQYAPMPGIAPLRQAIAAKTEALYGRRVDADSEITVTSGATEALFAAIHAAVHPGDEVIVLDPCYDSYDPAIALAGGHAVHIPLVAPHFGVDWQLVKDAINPRTRMIMINSPHNPTGATLARGDLDTLAELVRDSEILVLSDEVYEHIIFDGRNHQSVLAHAELAERSFAISSFGKTYHITGWKIGYCVAPPTLTAEFRKVHQFLTFCTFQPAQWAIADYMVADPQHHHDLPLFYQAKRDHFARALAGSRFRLLPVEGAYFQLADYSAISDEDDLSFARRLIIEHGIAGIPVSAFYESPPEQRLIRFCFAKNNQTLDAAAEKLCAI; this is encoded by the coding sequence ATGCGCCTGTCCACCAAGCTCCCGAAGGCCGGGACCACGATCTTCAGTGTCATCTCGCAGCTCGCCGCGCAGCACGGTGCGGTCAACCTGGGGCAGGGCTTTCCGGATTTCGAAGGTCCGCCGGCGCTCCGCGAGGCGGTCAACCGGCACATGCTGGCCGGACGCAACCAGTACGCGCCGATGCCCGGGATCGCCCCGCTGCGTCAGGCGATTGCCGCCAAGACCGAGGCGCTCTACGGCCGGCGGGTGGACGCGGACAGCGAGATCACCGTCACCAGCGGCGCCACCGAAGCCCTGTTCGCGGCGATCCATGCGGCGGTACACCCGGGTGACGAAGTCATCGTGCTCGATCCCTGCTATGACAGCTACGATCCGGCCATCGCCCTGGCCGGTGGACACGCGGTGCATATTCCGCTGGTGGCACCGCATTTCGGCGTCGACTGGCAGCTGGTGAAGGACGCGATCAACCCGCGCACGCGGATGATCATGATCAACTCGCCGCACAACCCGACCGGCGCCACGCTGGCGCGCGGCGATCTCGACACCCTGGCCGAGCTGGTGCGCGACAGCGAGATCCTGGTGCTGTCGGACGAGGTCTACGAGCACATCATCTTCGACGGTCGCAACCACCAGAGCGTGCTCGCGCATGCGGAGCTGGCGGAGCGCAGCTTTGCGATCTCCAGCTTCGGCAAGACCTATCACATCACCGGCTGGAAGATCGGCTACTGCGTGGCGCCGCCCACGTTGACCGCCGAGTTCCGCAAGGTGCACCAGTTCCTGACCTTCTGCACCTTCCAGCCGGCGCAGTGGGCAATCGCCGACTACATGGTCGCCGATCCGCAGCATCACCACGATCTGCCGCTGTTCTACCAGGCCAAGCGCGATCATTTCGCGCGCGCGCTGGCCGGCTCGCGGTTTCGCCTGCTGCCCGTGGAAGGCGCCTATTTCCAGCTCGCCGACTACTCGGCGATCAGCGACGAAGACGACCTGAGCTTCGCGCGGCGGCTGATTATCGAACACGGCATCGCCGGCATTCCGGTGTCGGCCTTCTACGAATCGCCGCCGGAGCAGCGCCTGATCCGCTTCTGCTTCGCCAAGAACAACCAGACCCTGGACGCCGCGGCGGAGAAGCTATGCGCGATCTGA
- a CDS encoding GNAT family N-acetyltransferase produces the protein MNPVANEINVRLFRDRDYAHLPELFAMLEPELSSAVVISRIPAMLAQGWRCVGAYHGMDLVGMAGFSKRTHLFSGPVIYIENVAVLPGWRERGVGGRLMEWIENQARASGCLKVTLDVYATNRSAQNFYIHRGYQPRGVHFVRELT, from the coding sequence ATGAATCCCGTCGCCAATGAGATCAACGTCCGGCTGTTCCGGGACCGCGACTACGCGCACCTGCCCGAGTTGTTCGCAATGCTGGAGCCCGAGCTCTCCAGCGCGGTGGTGATTTCGCGGATCCCGGCGATGCTGGCGCAGGGCTGGCGGTGCGTCGGCGCCTATCACGGGATGGACCTGGTCGGCATGGCCGGTTTCAGCAAGCGCACGCACCTGTTCTCCGGGCCAGTGATCTACATCGAAAATGTCGCCGTACTGCCCGGCTGGCGCGAGCGAGGGGTCGGCGGGCGGCTGATGGAATGGATCGAGAACCAGGCACGCGCATCCGGCTGCCTCAAGGTCACGCTCGACGTCTACGCCACCAATCGCAGCGCGCAGAATTTCTACATCCACCGCGGCTACCAGCCGCGCGGGGTGCATTTCGTGCGCGAGTTGACCTGA
- a CDS encoding DUF2062 domain-containing protein yields the protein MRREYEELLRQWLQRRSRMRRWLRPLPRHSNVHRYPVIKWFAQHARRRPYLWSFKYAQVVPAIYVGSVISLLPIYGVQILAALAAALLLRANLTVLVALQFITNPLTLVPIYAFTGWVGVVLMRAGGVGADLPAAMYYAQALFIGGVVVGLAVGAVADLLWRLAAWEARRFRARLAQSRKRLDPP from the coding sequence ATGCGCCGCGAGTACGAAGAACTGCTGCGCCAGTGGTTGCAACGCCGCAGCCGCATGCGGCGCTGGCTGCGGCCTCTGCCGCGGCATTCAAACGTCCACCGCTACCCGGTGATCAAGTGGTTCGCGCAGCACGCGCGGCGACGGCCATACCTGTGGTCCTTCAAGTACGCCCAGGTGGTGCCTGCGATCTACGTCGGCTCGGTGATCTCGCTGCTGCCGATCTACGGCGTGCAGATCCTCGCGGCGCTGGCCGCGGCCTTGCTGTTGCGCGCCAACCTCACGGTGCTGGTGGCGCTGCAGTTCATCACCAATCCGCTGACCCTGGTGCCGATCTACGCCTTCACCGGCTGGGTGGGCGTGGTCCTGATGCGCGCTGGCGGCGTCGGCGCGGATCTCCCGGCGGCGATGTACTACGCGCAGGCGCTGTTCATCGGTGGGGTGGTGGTCGGTCTCGCAGTCGGCGCGGTTGCCGACCTGCTCTGGCGTCTGGCCGCCTGGGAAGCGCGCCGCTTCCGTGCGCGGTTGGCGCAGTCACGCAAGCGCCTGGACCCGCCCTGA
- a CDS encoding 4-hydroxy-tetrahydrodipicolinate reductase, with translation MDPDSPVRIAVHGASGRMGLEVLRATRARSDCTIVAALVRAASGWVGESLALAFGPAAPDLDFVATLDPDTAVDAIIDFSTPDALATPLAMALERRVAFVCGTTGLSVEQIDRLKDAAARIPVLWSANFSLGVALLKRMAAMAAAQLGPEFEAEILEVHHRFKKDAPSGTALALGHAIADARRQAFEDVARYTRQGMMEPRKRSDIGFAVMRAADVVGEHTVMFASEGERLELTHRANSRSIFATGAVRSAVWLAHQGAGWYDITDVLS, from the coding sequence ATGGATCCCGATTCCCCGGTGCGTATCGCCGTCCACGGCGCTTCCGGGCGCATGGGACTTGAAGTACTGCGTGCCACCCGCGCGCGCTCGGATTGCACGATCGTCGCCGCGCTGGTGCGTGCGGCTTCTGGCTGGGTCGGCGAATCGCTGGCGCTGGCCTTCGGTCCGGCGGCTCCGGACCTGGACTTCGTTGCCACGCTGGACCCGGATACGGCGGTCGACGCGATCATCGATTTCTCCACCCCGGATGCGCTGGCGACGCCCTTGGCGATGGCGCTGGAGCGCAGGGTGGCGTTCGTCTGCGGAACCACCGGACTGAGCGTGGAGCAGATTGATCGACTGAAAGACGCTGCCGCGCGCATCCCGGTGCTGTGGAGCGCCAATTTCAGCCTCGGCGTGGCGCTGCTCAAACGCATGGCGGCGATGGCCGCAGCGCAGTTGGGGCCTGAGTTCGAGGCCGAGATCCTGGAGGTGCACCATCGCTTCAAGAAGGATGCGCCATCGGGCACGGCATTGGCGCTGGGACATGCGATCGCCGATGCGCGCCGGCAGGCCTTCGAGGACGTGGCGCGCTACACCCGCCAGGGCATGATGGAGCCGCGCAAGCGCAGCGACATCGGCTTCGCGGTCATGCGTGCGGCCGACGTGGTGGGCGAGCACACGGTGATGTTCGCCTCCGAGGGCGAGCGGCTGGAACTGACCCACCGCGCCAACTCGCGCTCGATCTTCGCCACCGGCGCCGTGCGCAGTGCCGTGTGGCTGGCGCACCAGGGCGCCGGCTGGTACGACATCACCGACGTGCTGAGCTGA
- the dnaK gene encoding molecular chaperone DnaK has protein sequence MGKIIGIDLGTTNSCVAIIESGGVKVIENAEGDRTTPSVVAFTKDGEVLCGAPAKRQAVTNPKNTLYAVKRLIGRKFSEQVVQKDLGMVPYTILEADNGDAWIDAAGKKMAPPEISARVLMKMKKTAEDYLGEPVTEAVITVPAYFNDSQRQATKDAGRIAGLEVKRIINEPTAAALAYGLDKKGAGDRKIAVYDLGGGTFDVSIIEIAEVDGEKQFEVLATNGDTFLGGEDFDKRVIDFLVDEFRKEQGIDLRNDPLALQRLKDAAERAKIELSSSMQTEVNLPYVTMDASGPKHLNVKLTRAKLESLVDDLVKRTIDPCRTALQDAGLRVGDVSEVILVGGQTRMPKVQEAVKEFFGKEARKDVNPDEAVAIGAAIQGGVLAGTVKDVLLLDVTPLSLGIETLGGVMTKLIEKNTTIPTRAAQVFSTAEDNQTAVTVHVLQGEREQARYNKSLAKFDLAGIEAAPRGMPQVEVTFDIDANGILHVSAKDKKTGKEQRIEIKAGSGLSEEEIQQMVKDAEAHRDEDKKFHELVGARNQADALLHETRKAVKDAGDKVDGAQIAKIETALAELETAMKGDNKSAIEQKTQSLLEASQSLRAAAAGGQGGPAPGGDAPKGGKPNDDVVDAEFTEVDDKR, from the coding sequence ATGGGCAAGATCATCGGCATCGATCTCGGGACGACCAATTCCTGCGTCGCGATCATCGAGAGCGGCGGCGTCAAGGTCATCGAGAACGCCGAGGGCGACCGTACCACCCCGTCGGTGGTCGCGTTCACCAAGGACGGCGAAGTGCTGTGCGGCGCGCCGGCCAAGCGCCAGGCGGTGACCAATCCGAAGAACACGCTGTACGCGGTCAAGCGCCTGATCGGCCGCAAGTTCAGCGAGCAGGTGGTGCAGAAAGACCTGGGCATGGTCCCGTACACCATCCTCGAAGCCGACAACGGCGATGCCTGGATCGACGCCGCGGGCAAGAAGATGGCGCCGCCGGAGATCTCCGCGCGCGTGCTGATGAAGATGAAGAAGACCGCCGAGGACTACCTGGGTGAGCCGGTCACCGAAGCCGTGATCACGGTGCCGGCCTACTTCAACGACAGCCAGCGCCAGGCCACCAAGGACGCCGGCCGCATCGCGGGCCTCGAGGTCAAGCGCATCATCAACGAGCCGACCGCGGCCGCGCTGGCCTATGGCCTGGACAAGAAGGGCGCTGGCGATCGCAAGATCGCGGTGTACGACCTCGGCGGCGGCACCTTCGACGTGTCGATCATCGAGATCGCCGAGGTCGACGGCGAGAAGCAGTTCGAAGTGCTCGCCACCAACGGCGACACCTTCCTCGGCGGCGAGGACTTCGACAAGCGCGTGATCGACTTCCTGGTCGACGAGTTCCGCAAGGAGCAGGGCATCGATTTGCGCAACGATCCGCTCGCGCTGCAGCGCCTGAAGGACGCCGCCGAGCGCGCCAAGATCGAGTTGTCGTCGTCGATGCAGACGGAGGTCAACCTGCCGTACGTGACCATGGACGCCTCCGGTCCCAAGCACCTGAACGTCAAGCTGACGCGCGCCAAGCTGGAATCGCTGGTCGATGACCTGGTCAAGCGCACCATCGATCCCTGCCGCACCGCGCTGCAGGACGCGGGGCTGCGCGTCGGCGACGTTTCCGAGGTGATCCTGGTCGGCGGCCAGACGCGCATGCCGAAGGTGCAGGAAGCAGTCAAGGAGTTCTTCGGCAAGGAAGCGCGCAAGGACGTCAACCCGGATGAGGCGGTCGCGATCGGTGCCGCGATCCAGGGCGGCGTGCTCGCGGGTACGGTCAAGGACGTGCTGCTGCTCGACGTCACGCCGCTGTCGCTCGGTATCGAGACCCTCGGCGGCGTGATGACCAAGCTGATCGAGAAGAACACCACGATCCCGACCCGCGCCGCGCAGGTCTTCTCCACCGCCGAGGACAACCAGACCGCGGTGACCGTGCACGTGCTCCAGGGCGAGCGCGAGCAGGCCCGTTACAACAAGTCGCTGGCCAAGTTCGACCTGGCCGGCATCGAAGCGGCCCCGCGCGGCATGCCGCAGGTCGAGGTGACCTTCGACATCGACGCCAACGGCATCCTGCACGTCTCGGCCAAGGACAAGAAGACCGGCAAGGAGCAGCGCATCGAGATCAAGGCAGGGTCCGGCCTCTCCGAGGAAGAGATCCAGCAGATGGTCAAGGACGCCGAGGCGCACCGCGACGAGGACAAGAAGTTCCACGAACTGGTCGGCGCGCGCAACCAGGCCGACGCGCTGCTGCATGAGACGCGCAAGGCGGTGAAGGATGCCGGCGACAAGGTCGACGGCGCGCAGATCGCCAAGATCGAGACCGCGCTGGCCGAACTCGAGACCGCGATGAAGGGCGACAACAAGAGCGCCATCGAGCAGAAGACCCAGTCCCTGCTGGAAGCCTCCCAGAGCCTGCGTGCCGCGGCTGCCGGCGGCCAGGGCGGCCCCGCCCCGGGCGGCGACGCGCCGAAGGGCGGCAAGCCCAACGACGACGTGGTGGATGCCGAGTTCACCGAGGTGGATGACAAGCGCTGA